One Phaseolus vulgaris cultivar G19833 chromosome 2, P. vulgaris v2.0, whole genome shotgun sequence DNA window includes the following coding sequences:
- the LOC137811888 gene encoding uncharacterized protein, producing the protein MEEVERVKAEAVQIMGVFQLLPRLVVFDLDYTLWPFYCECRSKHDAPSLFPHSRGILHALKHQNIPAAIASKSPTPDIATTYLNKLGIRSMFVAEEIFYSWTHKTDHFQKIHSKTGVPYNSMLFFDDDNNNIQEISKIGVTSILVRNGVNLEALRNGLAKFSQNGNASKKNKQKRPK; encoded by the exons ATGGAGGAGGTGGAGCGGGTGAAAGCGGAGGCAGTGCAGATAATGGGAGTCTTTCAACTGCTCCCGAGGCTCGTCGTCTTCGATCTCGATTACACTCTTTGGCCTTTCTACTG TGAGTGCCGCTCAAAGCACGACGCGCCTTCTTTGTTTCCTCATTCTAGAGGCATTTTGCATGCACTCAAACACCAGAACATTCCTGCTGCAATTGCGTCTAAGTCACCAACTCCTGACATAGCAACCACATATCTTAACAAACTTGGCATCAGGTCAATGTTTGTCGCCGAG GAAATATTTTACAGCTGGACACACAAAACAGATCATTTTCAGAAAATTCATTCGAAGACTGGGGTCCCTTATAATTCCATGCTATTCTTTGACGATGATAATAATAACATCCAAGAG ATCTCAAAAATTGGAGTAACAAGTATTTTGGTTAGAAATGGGGTAAATCTTGAAGCATTGAGAAACGGCCTCGCAAAATTTTCTCAAAACGGGAATGCATCAAAGAAGAACAAGCAGAAAAGGCCCAAGTAA
- the LOC137811887 gene encoding uncharacterized protein codes for MSRNGDVQEENVPTLRNRADPFLVACRCFSFLTSLAAILCIGVNVLSAVRSFKHASDIFDGIFRCYTVIIAAFVVLAETEWSFILKFSKVLEYWAARGMLQIFVAVMTRAFPDYIGDQKNLFLLQSIASYLLLGCGVVYVISGILCIGFLKRARQKQEITREQAAKDLEELERRREELEQLLLLERV; via the exons ATGTCCCGAAACGGCGACGTACAGGAAGAGAACGTGCCCACTCTAAGAAACAGAGCAGACCCTTTCTTGGTAGCGTGCCGCTGCTTCAGCTTCCTCACCTCTCTGGCCGCCATTCTTTGCATCGGCGTCAATGTTCTCTCCGCCGTTCGTTCCTTCAAACACGCATCCGAC ATTTTCGACGGCATATTCCGGTGTTACACAGTTATCATAGCGGCTTTTGTGGTCCTCGCCGAGACCGAATGGAGTTTCATCCTCAAGTTCTCTAAG GTTTTGGAGTATTGGGCTGCCAGGGGTATGCTGCAGATCTT TGTTGCTGTCATGACAAGGGCTTTTCCTGACTATATTGGGGACCAAAAGaacctttttcttcttcagaGCATAGCAAGTTATTTGCTACTTGGCTGTGGCGTTGTTTATGTTATTTCA GGTATTCTGTGCATTGGTTTTCTTAAACGTGCCCGCCAGAAACAGGAGATTACAAGAGAGCAAGCGGCCAAGGATCTCGAG GAGTTGGAACGGCGCAGGGAAGAACTTGAACAACTACTCCTTTTGGAAAGAgtttaa
- the LOC137811885 gene encoding ycf20-like protein produces MACRVGSSILKCSFTNTENESCKKSCIALATSRIHSCVCEPNINRLTLKDGMKSSPFAQSCFLGRRAEWKIAFALNTGGVSGNGDQQSFNEASSNLGGTRLGRILSAGGRQLLEKLNSTRKNLPLKIFLLLFGFYTANALATILGQTGDWDVLVAGVVVAAIEGIGMLIYRKPANARPGRLQSFLVMVNFWKAGICLGLFVDAFKLGS; encoded by the exons ATGGCTTGTCGGGTGGGATCTTCAATTCTGAAATGTAGTTTTACGAATACAGAGAATGAAAGCTGCAAAAAATCATGTATAGCCCTTGCAACTTCCAGAATCCACAGTTGTGTCTGTGAGCCAAATATTAACAGGCTGACTCTAAAAGATGGCATGAAGTCTTCACCTTTTGCTCAGAGCTG TTTCCTGGGAAGAAGAGCTGAGTGGAAAATAGCTTTTGCCTTGAACACAGGTGGAGTGTCTGGAAATGGTGACCAACAAAGCTTCAATGAAGCCAGTTCCAATCTTGGTGGTACTCGATTGGGTAGGATACTGAGTGCAGGTGGCAGACAACTTCTAGAAAAGCTGAACTCAACTAGAAAGAACTTACCCTTGAAAATATTCCTACTACTTTTTGGTTTCTACACGGCTAATGCACTAGCTACAATCCTTGGGCAAACTGGTGATTGGGATGTTCTGGTTGCTGGTGTTGTGGTGGCTGCAATTGAGGGAATTGGCATGCTAATATATAGAAAGCCTGCCAATGCAAGGCCGGGGAGGTTGCAGTCTTTTCTAGTGATGGTGAACTTCTGGAAAGCTGGCATATGTTTGGGTCTCTTTGTAGATGCTTTTAAGTTAGGCAGCTAA
- the LOC137809462 gene encoding hyphally-regulated protein-like: MGSPFGSTSASTRGITSRSTSGTTICSTICSTFGSTMGSPFGSTIGRDTFKRNSHRAPVESFANDINTCRGIVSGRVALLPRSTKTSCSTGGSTLGSTIGSTSGSTSGCASGSTNGSTIGSTFGSTICSTSGSTSGSTICSTFGSTMGSTFGSTIGRDAFKRNFHRAAGRILCRRLKYATRYCKWQSDLATTIHLDQW; the protein is encoded by the coding sequence ATGGGTAGTCCCTTTGGTAGTACCAGTGCTAGTACCAGAGGTATTACCAGTCGTAGTACTAGTGGTACTACCATTTGTAGTACCATTTGTAGTACCTTTGGTAGTACGATGGGTAGTCCCTTTGGTAGTACCATTGGGCGAGACACCTTCAAGCGCAATTCCCATCGAGCACCGGTAGAATCCTTTGCAAACGACATAAATACGTGTCGGGGTATTGTAAGTGGCAGAGTGGCCTTACTGCCACGATCCACTAAGACCAGTTGTAGTACCGGTGGTAGTACCCTTGGTAGTACCATTGGTAGTACCAGTGGTAGTACAAGTGGTTGTGCTAGTGGTAGTACCAATGGTAGTACCATTGGTAGTACCTTTGGAAGTACCATTTGTAGTACGAGTGGTAGTACTAGTGGTAGTACCATTTGTAGTACCTTTGGTAGTACCATGGGTAGCACATTTGGTAGTACCATTGGACGAGACGCCTTCAAGCGCAATTTCCATCGAGCAGCAGGTAGAATCCTTTGCAGACGACTTAAATACGCAACAAGGTATTGTAAATGGCAGAGTGACCTTGCTACCACAATCCACTTAGACCAGTGGTAG